DNA sequence from the Candidatus Atribacteria bacterium genome:
TGTCTTTTAAAGATATCATAGGGCAGGAAAGAGCAATAAAAATAATAACTAAATCTCTAAAAGAAAATAAGATATCCTCATCTTATATTTTTAACGGGAATGAAGGTACTGGAAAAAAGCTTACAGCTATAGAATTTGCCAAGGCACTAAATTGTTTAAAATTTAATGATCGTTTCGAAGCTTGTGGGATTTGTGAACCGTGTAAGGAGATTGGTAAACAGATTAGTCCTGATTTAACTATAATTGAACTCGTTAAGAGCTCGATAAAGATTGAACAAATACGGGCATTGCGAAATGAAATTGTGCTCAAACCTTTTAAAAATAAAAAGAAAGTATATATTATAGACCGGGCAGAAAATATGACTATTGAGGCATCAAATTGTCTGCTAAAAACTCTTGAAGAACCGCCTCATTATGCCATAATCTTTTTAATATGTTCAAAAATAGATTCAATTTTACCGACTATAGTCTCACGGTGCCAGGTAGTAAATTTTGGAGTGATCTCTTCCTTGAAAATAAAAGATATTTTACTAAAAAAAAATGTGGACCTAAATTTAGAGAAAGCCGAAATTATTTCCAAATTAGCTCAAGGGAGCATAGGAAATGCCTTTAGATTGCTATCCGATAAGGAATATTTTGTCAGAAGGGAAGAAATATTAGATTACTTATCTAACCTCTGTCCCGGAGAGTATAGTGATGATATTTTTGCAGAAGTTGAAAAAATGGTATCAGAAATAGAGAGAATTGAAGAGATTGTGGAAATAATAAAACTATGGTTTCGGGATATTTTAATAATTCAGAAGACCGGGGATAAAAACTATATTTCTAATTGTGATAAATTAGAAATACTTGAGAATAAATCTAAAATTTATTCTCAGGAAATACTAATTGATATTATAGATTATTTAGAAAAGATGGAAGAATATTTAATAAAAAATGTTAATAAGCGTCTTATTTTGGAAAGATTAACTATAAAGATGGTAGGTGTTGAGTATTGCCTAAAGTAACTGGTTTAAAATTCATTAAAACAAATTATATCTATTATTTTAAAATTAATAATAAAATTAAATTAAATAAAGGGGATATATGCTTGGTAAAGACGGCTATTGGTTTGGACTTGGGAGAAGTAGTCATCCCTTACAAATATATAAAAAATAATGAAATAGATACTCCGCTAAAAAATATACTTCGGAAAGCGAATAAAGATGATTTTAAAAAACTTGAAATAATAAAACAAGAAGAGATTGAGGCACAAAATATTTGCAAAGAGAAGATCAAAAAATATAACTTGCCCATGAAATTAGTTTATGTAAAATGTTTATTTGATAGAAGTAGAATTATATTCTATTTTGTTTCTACTCAACGAATAGATTTTCGAGAATTGGTTAAAGAATTGGCCAAGGCGTTTAAAACTAAAATCGAGTTAAGGCAGATCGGAGTAAGAGATGGTACAAAATTAATAGGAGGGATGGGAATTTGCGGGAGAGAAGTGTGCTGCATTTCATTTATTCAAAAATTTGCACCTATCCATATTAACATGGCAAAAATACAAAAAATTGCTTTGAATCAATCAAAGGTATCGGGTCTATGCGGCAGATTAATGTGCTGCTTATCCTATGAATGTGAGTTCTATAAGGAGTGCTTAAAAAAGTACCCTAAATTAAAAGAAGAAATTGAATGCAAAAAAGGTGTAGGGAAAGTAATAGAAATAAATGTTTTAAAAAAATATATTATCGTTGAATTAGAAGACGATCCTAACAGTAAGAATGAGGGTATAAAAAAAAGAATAAAGATACCCGAAGAAGAATTCGAAGAACTTACAATAAAAAATAGAAGCGGAAAAAATAGCCTTAAGAACTGATTATATGTGTTACGTTAGGGATTAAGTTAGTTGATTAGATGGTTATACTTAAAAAAAATGAAAAAATAGAAGAACTTAATATTAAAGGACTGAAAATTATCCAGGCGAAGGATTCCTATCGCTTTTCAGTGGATTCTATTTTACTGCTTAATTTTATTAGACTTAAAAACTATGAAAGAATTATTGATTTGGGAACCGGGTCAGGGATCATTCCTCTGCTTTTGTTTGGCAAAAGAAAAGGACTGTCTATTTATGGTATCGAGATACAAAAAGATTTAGCGGATATGGCCAAAAGAAGCATCGAATTAAATCAATTACAAGATAATATTACAATCGTTCAAGAAGATTTCAGAAATCTAAAAAATATTTTTAAAGATCAAGTATTTGATGTAGTAGTAAGTAACCCCC
Encoded proteins:
- a CDS encoding stage 0 sporulation protein, whose translation is MPKVTGLKFIKTNYIYYFKINNKIKLNKGDICLVKTAIGLDLGEVVIPYKYIKNNEIDTPLKNILRKANKDDFKKLEIIKQEEIEAQNICKEKIKKYNLPMKLVYVKCLFDRSRIIFYFVSTQRIDFRELVKELAKAFKTKIELRQIGVRDGTKLIGGMGICGREVCCISFIQKFAPIHINMAKIQKIALNQSKVSGLCGRLMCCLSYECEFYKECLKKYPKLKEEIECKKGVGKVIEINVLKKYIIVELEDDPNSKNEGIKKRIKIPEEEFEELTIKNRSGKNSLKN
- a CDS encoding methyltransferase domain-containing protein → MVILKKNEKIEELNIKGLKIIQAKDSYRFSVDSILLLNFIRLKNYERIIDLGTGSGIIPLLLFGKRKGLSIYGIEIQKDLADMAKRSIELNQLQDNITIVQEDFRNLKNIFKDQVFDVVVSNPPYISLGQGKINPLSSRAIARHEIKGNLEDIIFASNYLLKNKGRVYLIYKSS
- a CDS encoding DNA polymerase III subunit, whose product is MSFKDIIGQERAIKIITKSLKENKISSSYIFNGNEGTGKKLTAIEFAKALNCLKFNDRFEACGICEPCKEIGKQISPDLTIIELVKSSIKIEQIRALRNEIVLKPFKNKKKVYIIDRAENMTIEASNCLLKTLEEPPHYAIIFLICSKIDSILPTIVSRCQVVNFGVISSLKIKDILLKKNVDLNLEKAEIISKLAQGSIGNAFRLLSDKEYFVRREEILDYLSNLCPGEYSDDIFAEVEKMVSEIERIEEIVEIIKLWFRDILIIQKTGDKNYISNCDKLEILENKSKIYSQEILIDIIDYLEKMEEYLIKNVNKRLILERLTIKMVGVEYCLK